Proteins found in one Anabas testudineus chromosome 1, fAnaTes1.2, whole genome shotgun sequence genomic segment:
- the LOC113162239 gene encoding endoplasmic reticulum resident protein 27 — protein MLIPLFLSFVVSSVIATEKDSALPRLIDTSAAEAFIDSAEVVVIGFLEGEESRGYAELVAAAKRVDSVPVAICTVKEVWADYGLSSDTISVFRKADNHQDNLLVAEVKKLDTDGLVNFISINEVRYITEYNQVTAVGLFNSVVKSHLLLFANRGSKEYTELKDRLGALAPEFTGKFLFVLINGAVKSNSRSLDYFGIKSKDLPRIGIYDGDSDMKWLLPEGEISTERVREFCQSFLRGELKEVKQAGAEAKTEL, from the exons ATGCTGattcctctgtttctttccttcgtggtgtcGTCTGTCATCGCTACAGAGAAAG ACAGTGCTCTTCCCAGGCTGATTGACACCAGCGCTGCTGAGGCCTTCATCGACTCTGCAGAGGTGGTGGTCATCGGATTCCTGGAG GGAGAGGAAAGCCGGGGCTACGCAGAACTTGTTGCTGCTGCAAAGCGAGTGGACTCGGTTCCTGTTGCCATTTGCACTGTAAAAGAGGTGTGGGCTGACTACGGCCTCTCCTCAGACACCATCTCCGTATTCAGAAAG GCAGATAATCATCAGGACAATCTTCTTGTAGCTGAGGTCAAGAAGCTGGACACTGATGGTCTTGTAAATTTCATCAGCATCAATGAGGTCCGATACATCACAGAATACAACCAAGTG ACGGCGGTGGGCCTTTTCAATTCAGTGGTGAAGTCACACCTCCTGCTCTTTGCCAACAGAGGGAGTAAAGAATACACTGAGCTCAAGGATCGACTGGGAGCTCTGGCACCTGAGTTCACAGGCAAG ttcctgtttgTGCTAATTAATGGAGCTGTGAAGTCCAACTCTCGATCACTCGACTACTTCGGTATCAAGTCTAAAGACCTCCCACGCATTGGCATCTACGACGGTGACTCTGACATGAAGTGGCTGCTTCCTGAGGGAGAGATTTCAACTGAACGCGTGCGGGAGTTTTGCCAGTCCTTCCTGCGAGGAGAACTGAAG GAGGTGAAGCAGGCTGGAGCAGAGGCCAAAACAGAGCTTTAG